A window from Cygnus olor isolate bCygOlo1 chromosome 13, bCygOlo1.pri.v2, whole genome shotgun sequence encodes these proteins:
- the NHSL2 gene encoding NHS-like protein 2 isoform X4, whose protein sequence is MAEASPPWEESPMRPHHGPSCSLVLLVSCIHQGSWGGSAAHQDGFGIKGDLELPNKLPVLNPHYLFTEVQPCIPSCPSQQEIWGGSFPSPAPAAGWLLRGALRELGPGASPAAPVSGSLGRWGCDGVLPGFGNVKDQHRWKKGQMRVPRGLHRRGSLAKVQEGTSTSNLDLESKKAAHTKLSWQQPVNVFLAAGRPPGMEQLHQEAQLNLQSLLQEEYEEQYESRVTGQTFRAAGHPSPSTPTEPSPRPPPSKRLEFVLMPPSRRANDEESSGATALGVRPPDASLSLPTTPDKQTAWPRAFPLPTVEEKQWHQSCSVQTNVVPINVSGSVNANGPATTTRPPITESLSCSFEPASGGKPAQEISPRQPLSAPLRKTFSDLGGTLQARCCPPSTPMDNMATPGTCNGPQGTPFPSPWGASSFSYAGPPSPTAGQGASPGSSGMGSPAGTDRAASFFIAQEERVGSAGPGSFTAAVPESPPGSGGLRRCDGREARVNFSPTSKEEPEPASEPARLGVERAGCRFRERSLSVPTDSGSLCSVDIAYAEARRGSTNCALGYPSAGSEGSTSTDNISLGPEPDGQRRRRSKSISLKKAKKKPSPPTRSVSLIKDGQDGPAALGLPRDQRPKSLCIPLDPPSHRLVHADPQGREPDGPAAPHQWYLADWKTGDPYRSLSGSSTATGTTAVECVKARGSSESLTSPSISRATTPSQLSAEADLKTSSPGRPTGLMSPSSGYSSQSETPTPTVPTSAILGHSPHQVRVRPLVPERKSSLPPTSPMERSPKSRLSFDLPLTPPAHLDLSGLKISLKGKTKVSRHHSDSTFGTKLAQKTSPIQPIMPVVTQSDLRSVRLRSISRSEPEDNADGLEHAEDPPRVPCPGPERKVKPPVAEKPPLAKRPPSILPKPLALREEGPLSPTSPPSIATRDGLAVLRKGEPRRGPGEPRRLSQGSLEDEPRPEGERRKAKVPPPVPKKPSVLYLPLAPAPVQQGGGAGDPAPTPSPIITLDTEPSCCHPDTDDPMPTEVPGTAQAGETPLEQGSLSEAGTEEKSFASDKTADSIAEEDDDVFVASRTTEDLFTVIHRSKRKVLGRKEPGDTFGSRPNSHSPVKTSGSPTSESPAAVVSTGKSSSRNEDFKALLQKKSSKTSAGTRPSAAELLKTTNPLARRVMTEFAPELDGANSPKSQP, encoded by the exons ATGGCAGAAGCGTCTCCTCCATGGGAGGAATCCCCCATGAGACCCCACCATGGACCCTCTTGCAGCCTGGTGTTGCTGGTGTCCTGCATCCACCAAGGCTCGTGGGGTGGCTCAGCTGCACACCAGGATGGCTTCGGCATCAAAGGAGATCTGGAGCTGCCCAACAAGCTGCCCGTACTAAATCCACACTACCTCTTCACTGAAGTGCAGCCCTGCATCCCAAGTTGCCCTTCCCAGCAGGAAATCTGGGGTGGGAGcttcccctcccctgctccagccgcGGGATGGCTCCTCCGTGGGGCTCTGCGGGAGCTGGGGCCAggagccagcccagcagccccagtgtCGGGCTCTCTGGGCCGATGGGGATGTGATGGTGTCCTCCCAGGCTTTGGAAATGTGAAGGATCAACACAGATGGAAGAAAGGGCAAATGCGGGTCCCTAGAGGGCTGCACCGGAGAGGAAGCctggccaaagtgcaggaggGAACAT CCACCTCTAACCTGGACCTTGAGAGCAAGAAAGCCGCCCACACCAAGCTGTCATGGCAGCAGCCCGTGAACGTCTTCCTGGCTGCCGGCCGCCCGCCGGGCATGGAGCAGCTGCACCAGGAGGCTCAGCTCAACCTCCAGAGCTTGCTGCAAG AGGAGTATGAGGAGCAGTACGAGAGCAGGGTGACCGGGCAGACCTTCCGCGCCGCCGGCCACCcgtcccccagcacccccacgGAGCCCTCGCCCCGTCCCCCGCCCTCCAAGCGCCTCGAGTTTGTGCTTATG cccccaagccGGCGAGCCAACGACGAGGAGAGCAGCGGTGCCACCGCGCTGGGCGTGAGGCCACCCGACGCCTCCCTGagcctccccaccacccccgaCAAGCAGACAGCCTGGCCCAGGGCCTTCCCCCTGCCCACCGTGGAGGAGAAGCAGTGGCACCAGTCCTGTTCCGTCCAGACCAACGTTGTCCCCATCAATGTCTCGG GCAGCGTCAACGCCAACGGCCCTGCGACCACCACACGCCCGCCCATCACCGAGTCCCTGTCCTGCAGCTTCGAGCCCGCAAGCGGGGGGAAGCCCGCCCAGGAGATAAGCCCCCGCCAGCCGCTCTCTGCCCCACTGAGGAAGACCTTCAGTGACCTCGGGGGGACGCTGCAGGCACGCTGCTGCCCACCCTCCACCCCTATGGACAACATGGCCACCCCCGGCACCTGCAATGGGCCTCAGGGCACCCCCTTTCCCTCACCCTGGGGCGCCAGCTCCTTCAGCTACgccggcccccccagccccactgctggccagggcGCCTCACCGGGCAGCTCTGGCATGGGCTCACCCGCTGGCACCGACCGGGCGGCCTCCTTCTTCATCGCCCAGGAGGAGCGTGTGGGGAGCGCCGGGCCCGGATCCTTCACTGCTGCGGTGCCCGAGTCCCCCCCGGGCTCTGGGGGCCTCCGGAGGTGTGATGGACGAGAGGCCAGGGTGAACTTCTCGCCGACAAGCAAAGAGGAGCCGGAGCCGGCGTCGGAGCCGGCACGCCTCGGGGTGGAGCGGGCAGGGTGCCGCTTCCGCGAGCGGTCACTGTCGGTGCCCACTGACTCAGGGTCCCTCTGCTCCGTGGACATCGCCTACGCCGAGGCCCGGCGCGGCAGCACCAACTGCGCCCTGGGCTACCCCAGCGCTGGCTCCgagggcagcaccagcaccgaCAACATCTCTCTGGGGCCGGAGCCGGATGGccagcggcggcggcgctccAAGAGCATCTCCCTCAAGAAGGCCAAGAAGAAGCCCTCGCCGCCCACCCGCAGCGTCTCGCTGATCAAAGATGGGCAGGAtggccctgctgccctggggctgcccagggatcAGAGACCCAAGAGCCTGTGCATCCCGCTGGACCCCCCCAGCCACCGGCTGGTGCATGCGGAcccccagggcagggagcccgacggcccggccgccccccacCAGTGGTATCTGGCAGACTGGAAGACCGGCGATCCCTACCGGTCCCTCTCCGGCTCAAGCACGGCCACGGGGACCACGGCTGTTGAGTGTGTCAAGGCACGGGGCAGCTCTGAGTCCCTCACGTCCCCCTCCATCTCCAGAGCCACAACACCCTCCCAGCTCTCGGCAGAGGCTGACCTCAAAACCTCCTCCCCGGGCAGGCCCACGGGGCTGATGTCCCCGTCCAGCGGGTACTCCAGCCAGTCAGAGACCCCCACCCCTACCGTCCCCACGTCGGCCATCCTCGGGCACTCCCCACACCAGGTGCGGGTGAGGCCACTAGTCCCTGAGAGGAAGTCTTCACTGCCACCCACATCccccatggagaggagccccaaGTCCAGGCTGTCCTTCGACCTCCCTCTCACACCACCCGCCCACCTCGACCTCTCGGGGCTGAAGATCTCCCTGAAGGGGAAGACGAAGGTCAGCCGGCACCACTCCGACTCCACCTTCGGCACCAAGCTGGCCCAGAAGaccagccccatccagcccatCATGCCCGTGGTCACCCAATCCGACCTGCGCTCCGTCCGCCTGCGCTCCATCAGCCGCTCCGAGCCCGAGGACAATGCCGACGGCCTGGAGCATGCCGAGGATCCACCACGCGTCCCCTGCCCAGGCCCGGAGAGGAAGGTGAAGCCACCGGTGGCAGAGAAGCCGCCACTGGCCAAGCGGCCCCCCAGCATCCTGCCCAAGCCCCTGGCCCTGCGGGAGGAGGGCCCCCTGTCCCCTACGTCCCCACCAAGCATTGCTACCAGGGACGGCTTGGCAGTGCTGCGAAAAGGGGAGCCGAGGAGGGGCCCAGGGGAGCCCCGGCGGCTCTCACAGGGCAGCCTGGAGGATGAGCCGCGGCCGGAGGGGGAGCGGAGGAAGGCCAAGGTGCCACCGCCGGTGCCCAAGAAACCCAGCGTGCTCTACCTGCCGCTCGCCCCAGCCCcagtgcagcagggaggaggtgcGGGGGACCCGGcacccacccccagccccatcaTCACGCTGGAcacagagcccagctgctgccaccctgACACTGATGACCCAATGCCCACGGAGGTCCCGGGCACAGCACAAGCTGGCGAGACCCCTTTGGAGCAAG GCAGCTTGTCTGAGGCCGGCACAGAGGAGAAGAGCTTTGCCAGCGACAAGACAGCCGACTCCATCGCAGAGGAGGACGATGATGTCTTTGTGGCATCCCGTACCACAGAGGATCTCTTCACCGTCATCCACAG GTCCAAGAGAAAGGTTCTGGGGCGGAAGGAGCCTGGTGACACCTTTGGCAGCCGGCCCAATTCCCACTCACCCGTGAAGACGTCGGGCTCACCAACAAGTGAGTCCCCTGCAGCAGTGGTCAGCACCGGGAAGTCCTCCAGCAGGAATGAAGATTTTAAGGCCCTGCTCCAGAAGAAGAGCAGTAAAACCAGTGCTGGTACCCGGCCATCTGCAGCTGAACTGCTTAAGACCACAAACCCGCTGGCTCGGAGGGTCATGACAGAGTTTGCCCCTGAGCTGGATGGTGCAAACAGCCCCAAAAGCCAGCCCTAA
- the NHSL2 gene encoding NHS-like protein 2 isoform X2, translating to MAEASPPWEESPMRPHHGPSCSLVLLVSCIHQGSWGGSAAHQDGFGIKGDLELPNKLPVLNPHYLFTEVQPCIPSCPSQQEIWGGSFPSPAPAAGWLLRGALRELGPGASPAAPVSGSLGRWGCDGVLPGFGNVKDQHRWKKGQMRVPRGLHRRGSLAKVQEGTSTSNLDLESKKAAHTKLSWQQPVNVFLAAGRPPGMEQLHQEAQLNLQSLLQEEYEEQYESRVTGQTFRAAGHPSPSTPTEPSPRPPPSKRLEFVLMPPSRRANDEESSGATALGVRPPDASLSLPTTPDKQTAWPRAFPLPTVEEKQWHQSCSVQTNVVPINVSGQHFARHASARHSLFNTETAMNPKSTLRRRRTIIGFPNMSLRDQGSVNANGPATTTRPPITESLSCSFEPASGGKPAQEISPRQPLSAPLRKTFSDLGGTLQARCCPPSTPMDNMATPGTCNGPQGTPFPSPWGASSFSYAGPPSPTAGQGASPGSSGMGSPAGTDRAASFFIAQEERVGSAGPGSFTAAVPESPPGSGGLRRCDGREARVNFSPTSKEEPEPASEPARLGVERAGCRFRERSLSVPTDSGSLCSVDIAYAEARRGSTNCALGYPSAGSEGSTSTDNISLGPEPDGQRRRRSKSISLKKAKKKPSPPTRSVSLIKDGQDGPAALGLPRDQRPKSLCIPLDPPSHRLVHADPQGREPDGPAAPHQWYLADWKTGDPYRSLSGSSTATGTTAVECVKARGSSESLTSPSISRATTPSQLSAEADLKTSSPGRPTGLMSPSSGYSSQSETPTPTVPTSAILGHSPHQVRVRPLVPERKSSLPPTSPMERSPKSRLSFDLPLTPPAHLDLSGLKISLKGKTKVSRHHSDSTFGTKLAQKTSPIQPIMPVVTQSDLRSVRLRSISRSEPEDNADGLEHAEDPPRVPCPGPERKVKPPVAEKPPLAKRPPSILPKPLALREEGPLSPTSPPSIATRDGLAVLRKGEPRRGPGEPRRLSQGSLEDEPRPEGERRKAKVPPPVPKKPSVLYLPLAPAPVQQGGGAGDPAPTPSPIITLDTEPSCCHPDTDDPMPTEVPGTAQAGETPLEQGSLSEAGTEEKSFASDKTADSIAEEDDDVFVASRTTEDLFTVIHRSKRKVLGRKEPGDTFGSRPNSHSPVKTSGSPTSESPAAVVSTGKSSSRNEDFKALLQKKSSKTSAGTRPSAAELLKTTNPLARRVMTEFAPELDGANSPKSQP from the exons ATGGCAGAAGCGTCTCCTCCATGGGAGGAATCCCCCATGAGACCCCACCATGGACCCTCTTGCAGCCTGGTGTTGCTGGTGTCCTGCATCCACCAAGGCTCGTGGGGTGGCTCAGCTGCACACCAGGATGGCTTCGGCATCAAAGGAGATCTGGAGCTGCCCAACAAGCTGCCCGTACTAAATCCACACTACCTCTTCACTGAAGTGCAGCCCTGCATCCCAAGTTGCCCTTCCCAGCAGGAAATCTGGGGTGGGAGcttcccctcccctgctccagccgcGGGATGGCTCCTCCGTGGGGCTCTGCGGGAGCTGGGGCCAggagccagcccagcagccccagtgtCGGGCTCTCTGGGCCGATGGGGATGTGATGGTGTCCTCCCAGGCTTTGGAAATGTGAAGGATCAACACAGATGGAAGAAAGGGCAAATGCGGGTCCCTAGAGGGCTGCACCGGAGAGGAAGCctggccaaagtgcaggaggGAACAT CCACCTCTAACCTGGACCTTGAGAGCAAGAAAGCCGCCCACACCAAGCTGTCATGGCAGCAGCCCGTGAACGTCTTCCTGGCTGCCGGCCGCCCGCCGGGCATGGAGCAGCTGCACCAGGAGGCTCAGCTCAACCTCCAGAGCTTGCTGCAAG AGGAGTATGAGGAGCAGTACGAGAGCAGGGTGACCGGGCAGACCTTCCGCGCCGCCGGCCACCcgtcccccagcacccccacgGAGCCCTCGCCCCGTCCCCCGCCCTCCAAGCGCCTCGAGTTTGTGCTTATG cccccaagccGGCGAGCCAACGACGAGGAGAGCAGCGGTGCCACCGCGCTGGGCGTGAGGCCACCCGACGCCTCCCTGagcctccccaccacccccgaCAAGCAGACAGCCTGGCCCAGGGCCTTCCCCCTGCCCACCGTGGAGGAGAAGCAGTGGCACCAGTCCTGTTCCGTCCAGACCAACGTTGTCCCCATCAATGTCTCGG GGCAGCACTTTGCTAGGCACGCGAGTGCTCGTCACTCCCTGTTTAACACAGAGACCGCGATGAACCCCAAGTCCACCCTGCGGCGTAGACGGACCATTATCGGATTCCCTAACATGTCCCTGCGAGACCAAG GCAGCGTCAACGCCAACGGCCCTGCGACCACCACACGCCCGCCCATCACCGAGTCCCTGTCCTGCAGCTTCGAGCCCGCAAGCGGGGGGAAGCCCGCCCAGGAGATAAGCCCCCGCCAGCCGCTCTCTGCCCCACTGAGGAAGACCTTCAGTGACCTCGGGGGGACGCTGCAGGCACGCTGCTGCCCACCCTCCACCCCTATGGACAACATGGCCACCCCCGGCACCTGCAATGGGCCTCAGGGCACCCCCTTTCCCTCACCCTGGGGCGCCAGCTCCTTCAGCTACgccggcccccccagccccactgctggccagggcGCCTCACCGGGCAGCTCTGGCATGGGCTCACCCGCTGGCACCGACCGGGCGGCCTCCTTCTTCATCGCCCAGGAGGAGCGTGTGGGGAGCGCCGGGCCCGGATCCTTCACTGCTGCGGTGCCCGAGTCCCCCCCGGGCTCTGGGGGCCTCCGGAGGTGTGATGGACGAGAGGCCAGGGTGAACTTCTCGCCGACAAGCAAAGAGGAGCCGGAGCCGGCGTCGGAGCCGGCACGCCTCGGGGTGGAGCGGGCAGGGTGCCGCTTCCGCGAGCGGTCACTGTCGGTGCCCACTGACTCAGGGTCCCTCTGCTCCGTGGACATCGCCTACGCCGAGGCCCGGCGCGGCAGCACCAACTGCGCCCTGGGCTACCCCAGCGCTGGCTCCgagggcagcaccagcaccgaCAACATCTCTCTGGGGCCGGAGCCGGATGGccagcggcggcggcgctccAAGAGCATCTCCCTCAAGAAGGCCAAGAAGAAGCCCTCGCCGCCCACCCGCAGCGTCTCGCTGATCAAAGATGGGCAGGAtggccctgctgccctggggctgcccagggatcAGAGACCCAAGAGCCTGTGCATCCCGCTGGACCCCCCCAGCCACCGGCTGGTGCATGCGGAcccccagggcagggagcccgacggcccggccgccccccacCAGTGGTATCTGGCAGACTGGAAGACCGGCGATCCCTACCGGTCCCTCTCCGGCTCAAGCACGGCCACGGGGACCACGGCTGTTGAGTGTGTCAAGGCACGGGGCAGCTCTGAGTCCCTCACGTCCCCCTCCATCTCCAGAGCCACAACACCCTCCCAGCTCTCGGCAGAGGCTGACCTCAAAACCTCCTCCCCGGGCAGGCCCACGGGGCTGATGTCCCCGTCCAGCGGGTACTCCAGCCAGTCAGAGACCCCCACCCCTACCGTCCCCACGTCGGCCATCCTCGGGCACTCCCCACACCAGGTGCGGGTGAGGCCACTAGTCCCTGAGAGGAAGTCTTCACTGCCACCCACATCccccatggagaggagccccaaGTCCAGGCTGTCCTTCGACCTCCCTCTCACACCACCCGCCCACCTCGACCTCTCGGGGCTGAAGATCTCCCTGAAGGGGAAGACGAAGGTCAGCCGGCACCACTCCGACTCCACCTTCGGCACCAAGCTGGCCCAGAAGaccagccccatccagcccatCATGCCCGTGGTCACCCAATCCGACCTGCGCTCCGTCCGCCTGCGCTCCATCAGCCGCTCCGAGCCCGAGGACAATGCCGACGGCCTGGAGCATGCCGAGGATCCACCACGCGTCCCCTGCCCAGGCCCGGAGAGGAAGGTGAAGCCACCGGTGGCAGAGAAGCCGCCACTGGCCAAGCGGCCCCCCAGCATCCTGCCCAAGCCCCTGGCCCTGCGGGAGGAGGGCCCCCTGTCCCCTACGTCCCCACCAAGCATTGCTACCAGGGACGGCTTGGCAGTGCTGCGAAAAGGGGAGCCGAGGAGGGGCCCAGGGGAGCCCCGGCGGCTCTCACAGGGCAGCCTGGAGGATGAGCCGCGGCCGGAGGGGGAGCGGAGGAAGGCCAAGGTGCCACCGCCGGTGCCCAAGAAACCCAGCGTGCTCTACCTGCCGCTCGCCCCAGCCCcagtgcagcagggaggaggtgcGGGGGACCCGGcacccacccccagccccatcaTCACGCTGGAcacagagcccagctgctgccaccctgACACTGATGACCCAATGCCCACGGAGGTCCCGGGCACAGCACAAGCTGGCGAGACCCCTTTGGAGCAAG GCAGCTTGTCTGAGGCCGGCACAGAGGAGAAGAGCTTTGCCAGCGACAAGACAGCCGACTCCATCGCAGAGGAGGACGATGATGTCTTTGTGGCATCCCGTACCACAGAGGATCTCTTCACCGTCATCCACAG GTCCAAGAGAAAGGTTCTGGGGCGGAAGGAGCCTGGTGACACCTTTGGCAGCCGGCCCAATTCCCACTCACCCGTGAAGACGTCGGGCTCACCAACAAGTGAGTCCCCTGCAGCAGTGGTCAGCACCGGGAAGTCCTCCAGCAGGAATGAAGATTTTAAGGCCCTGCTCCAGAAGAAGAGCAGTAAAACCAGTGCTGGTACCCGGCCATCTGCAGCTGAACTGCTTAAGACCACAAACCCGCTGGCTCGGAGGGTCATGACAGAGTTTGCCCCTGAGCTGGATGGTGCAAACAGCCCCAAAAGCCAGCCCTAA
- the NHSL2 gene encoding NHS-like protein 2 isoform X3 — MAEASPPWEESPMRPHHGPSCSLVLLVSCIHQGSWGGSAAHQDGFGIKGDLELPNKLPVLNPHYLFTEVQPCIPSCPSQQEIWGGSFPSPAPAAGWLLRGALRELGPGASPAAPVSGSLGRWGCDGVLPGFGNVKDQHRWKKGQMRVPRGLHRRGSLAKVQEGTSTSNLDLESKKAAHTKLSWQQPVNVFLAAGRPPGMEQLHQEAQLNLQSLLQEEYEEQYESRVTGQTFRAAGHPSPSTPTEPSPRPPPSKRLEFVLMPPSRRANDEESSGATALGVRPPDASLSLPTTPDKQTAWPRAFPLPTVEEKQWHQSCSVQTNVVPINVSETAMNPKSTLRRRRTIIGFPNMSLRDQGSVNANGPATTTRPPITESLSCSFEPASGGKPAQEISPRQPLSAPLRKTFSDLGGTLQARCCPPSTPMDNMATPGTCNGPQGTPFPSPWGASSFSYAGPPSPTAGQGASPGSSGMGSPAGTDRAASFFIAQEERVGSAGPGSFTAAVPESPPGSGGLRRCDGREARVNFSPTSKEEPEPASEPARLGVERAGCRFRERSLSVPTDSGSLCSVDIAYAEARRGSTNCALGYPSAGSEGSTSTDNISLGPEPDGQRRRRSKSISLKKAKKKPSPPTRSVSLIKDGQDGPAALGLPRDQRPKSLCIPLDPPSHRLVHADPQGREPDGPAAPHQWYLADWKTGDPYRSLSGSSTATGTTAVECVKARGSSESLTSPSISRATTPSQLSAEADLKTSSPGRPTGLMSPSSGYSSQSETPTPTVPTSAILGHSPHQVRVRPLVPERKSSLPPTSPMERSPKSRLSFDLPLTPPAHLDLSGLKISLKGKTKVSRHHSDSTFGTKLAQKTSPIQPIMPVVTQSDLRSVRLRSISRSEPEDNADGLEHAEDPPRVPCPGPERKVKPPVAEKPPLAKRPPSILPKPLALREEGPLSPTSPPSIATRDGLAVLRKGEPRRGPGEPRRLSQGSLEDEPRPEGERRKAKVPPPVPKKPSVLYLPLAPAPVQQGGGAGDPAPTPSPIITLDTEPSCCHPDTDDPMPTEVPGTAQAGETPLEQGSLSEAGTEEKSFASDKTADSIAEEDDDVFVASRTTEDLFTVIHRSKRKVLGRKEPGDTFGSRPNSHSPVKTSGSPTSESPAAVVSTGKSSSRNEDFKALLQKKSSKTSAGTRPSAAELLKTTNPLARRVMTEFAPELDGANSPKSQP, encoded by the exons ATGGCAGAAGCGTCTCCTCCATGGGAGGAATCCCCCATGAGACCCCACCATGGACCCTCTTGCAGCCTGGTGTTGCTGGTGTCCTGCATCCACCAAGGCTCGTGGGGTGGCTCAGCTGCACACCAGGATGGCTTCGGCATCAAAGGAGATCTGGAGCTGCCCAACAAGCTGCCCGTACTAAATCCACACTACCTCTTCACTGAAGTGCAGCCCTGCATCCCAAGTTGCCCTTCCCAGCAGGAAATCTGGGGTGGGAGcttcccctcccctgctccagccgcGGGATGGCTCCTCCGTGGGGCTCTGCGGGAGCTGGGGCCAggagccagcccagcagccccagtgtCGGGCTCTCTGGGCCGATGGGGATGTGATGGTGTCCTCCCAGGCTTTGGAAATGTGAAGGATCAACACAGATGGAAGAAAGGGCAAATGCGGGTCCCTAGAGGGCTGCACCGGAGAGGAAGCctggccaaagtgcaggaggGAACAT CCACCTCTAACCTGGACCTTGAGAGCAAGAAAGCCGCCCACACCAAGCTGTCATGGCAGCAGCCCGTGAACGTCTTCCTGGCTGCCGGCCGCCCGCCGGGCATGGAGCAGCTGCACCAGGAGGCTCAGCTCAACCTCCAGAGCTTGCTGCAAG AGGAGTATGAGGAGCAGTACGAGAGCAGGGTGACCGGGCAGACCTTCCGCGCCGCCGGCCACCcgtcccccagcacccccacgGAGCCCTCGCCCCGTCCCCCGCCCTCCAAGCGCCTCGAGTTTGTGCTTATG cccccaagccGGCGAGCCAACGACGAGGAGAGCAGCGGTGCCACCGCGCTGGGCGTGAGGCCACCCGACGCCTCCCTGagcctccccaccacccccgaCAAGCAGACAGCCTGGCCCAGGGCCTTCCCCCTGCCCACCGTGGAGGAGAAGCAGTGGCACCAGTCCTGTTCCGTCCAGACCAACGTTGTCCCCATCAATGTCTCGG AGACCGCGATGAACCCCAAGTCCACCCTGCGGCGTAGACGGACCATTATCGGATTCCCTAACATGTCCCTGCGAGACCAAG GCAGCGTCAACGCCAACGGCCCTGCGACCACCACACGCCCGCCCATCACCGAGTCCCTGTCCTGCAGCTTCGAGCCCGCAAGCGGGGGGAAGCCCGCCCAGGAGATAAGCCCCCGCCAGCCGCTCTCTGCCCCACTGAGGAAGACCTTCAGTGACCTCGGGGGGACGCTGCAGGCACGCTGCTGCCCACCCTCCACCCCTATGGACAACATGGCCACCCCCGGCACCTGCAATGGGCCTCAGGGCACCCCCTTTCCCTCACCCTGGGGCGCCAGCTCCTTCAGCTACgccggcccccccagccccactgctggccagggcGCCTCACCGGGCAGCTCTGGCATGGGCTCACCCGCTGGCACCGACCGGGCGGCCTCCTTCTTCATCGCCCAGGAGGAGCGTGTGGGGAGCGCCGGGCCCGGATCCTTCACTGCTGCGGTGCCCGAGTCCCCCCCGGGCTCTGGGGGCCTCCGGAGGTGTGATGGACGAGAGGCCAGGGTGAACTTCTCGCCGACAAGCAAAGAGGAGCCGGAGCCGGCGTCGGAGCCGGCACGCCTCGGGGTGGAGCGGGCAGGGTGCCGCTTCCGCGAGCGGTCACTGTCGGTGCCCACTGACTCAGGGTCCCTCTGCTCCGTGGACATCGCCTACGCCGAGGCCCGGCGCGGCAGCACCAACTGCGCCCTGGGCTACCCCAGCGCTGGCTCCgagggcagcaccagcaccgaCAACATCTCTCTGGGGCCGGAGCCGGATGGccagcggcggcggcgctccAAGAGCATCTCCCTCAAGAAGGCCAAGAAGAAGCCCTCGCCGCCCACCCGCAGCGTCTCGCTGATCAAAGATGGGCAGGAtggccctgctgccctggggctgcccagggatcAGAGACCCAAGAGCCTGTGCATCCCGCTGGACCCCCCCAGCCACCGGCTGGTGCATGCGGAcccccagggcagggagcccgacggcccggccgccccccacCAGTGGTATCTGGCAGACTGGAAGACCGGCGATCCCTACCGGTCCCTCTCCGGCTCAAGCACGGCCACGGGGACCACGGCTGTTGAGTGTGTCAAGGCACGGGGCAGCTCTGAGTCCCTCACGTCCCCCTCCATCTCCAGAGCCACAACACCCTCCCAGCTCTCGGCAGAGGCTGACCTCAAAACCTCCTCCCCGGGCAGGCCCACGGGGCTGATGTCCCCGTCCAGCGGGTACTCCAGCCAGTCAGAGACCCCCACCCCTACCGTCCCCACGTCGGCCATCCTCGGGCACTCCCCACACCAGGTGCGGGTGAGGCCACTAGTCCCTGAGAGGAAGTCTTCACTGCCACCCACATCccccatggagaggagccccaaGTCCAGGCTGTCCTTCGACCTCCCTCTCACACCACCCGCCCACCTCGACCTCTCGGGGCTGAAGATCTCCCTGAAGGGGAAGACGAAGGTCAGCCGGCACCACTCCGACTCCACCTTCGGCACCAAGCTGGCCCAGAAGaccagccccatccagcccatCATGCCCGTGGTCACCCAATCCGACCTGCGCTCCGTCCGCCTGCGCTCCATCAGCCGCTCCGAGCCCGAGGACAATGCCGACGGCCTGGAGCATGCCGAGGATCCACCACGCGTCCCCTGCCCAGGCCCGGAGAGGAAGGTGAAGCCACCGGTGGCAGAGAAGCCGCCACTGGCCAAGCGGCCCCCCAGCATCCTGCCCAAGCCCCTGGCCCTGCGGGAGGAGGGCCCCCTGTCCCCTACGTCCCCACCAAGCATTGCTACCAGGGACGGCTTGGCAGTGCTGCGAAAAGGGGAGCCGAGGAGGGGCCCAGGGGAGCCCCGGCGGCTCTCACAGGGCAGCCTGGAGGATGAGCCGCGGCCGGAGGGGGAGCGGAGGAAGGCCAAGGTGCCACCGCCGGTGCCCAAGAAACCCAGCGTGCTCTACCTGCCGCTCGCCCCAGCCCcagtgcagcagggaggaggtgcGGGGGACCCGGcacccacccccagccccatcaTCACGCTGGAcacagagcccagctgctgccaccctgACACTGATGACCCAATGCCCACGGAGGTCCCGGGCACAGCACAAGCTGGCGAGACCCCTTTGGAGCAAG GCAGCTTGTCTGAGGCCGGCACAGAGGAGAAGAGCTTTGCCAGCGACAAGACAGCCGACTCCATCGCAGAGGAGGACGATGATGTCTTTGTGGCATCCCGTACCACAGAGGATCTCTTCACCGTCATCCACAG GTCCAAGAGAAAGGTTCTGGGGCGGAAGGAGCCTGGTGACACCTTTGGCAGCCGGCCCAATTCCCACTCACCCGTGAAGACGTCGGGCTCACCAACAAGTGAGTCCCCTGCAGCAGTGGTCAGCACCGGGAAGTCCTCCAGCAGGAATGAAGATTTTAAGGCCCTGCTCCAGAAGAAGAGCAGTAAAACCAGTGCTGGTACCCGGCCATCTGCAGCTGAACTGCTTAAGACCACAAACCCGCTGGCTCGGAGGGTCATGACAGAGTTTGCCCCTGAGCTGGATGGTGCAAACAGCCCCAAAAGCCAGCCCTAA